Genomic DNA from Desulfuromonas versatilis:
AGGGCGCAACGCCGCGCCCTCCCCTGCTGGTCAGTTGTCCTCCTGTCGCGCCGCCGTTAATGGCGACACCGGCGCCTGCAGCAAACTCCCTCCAGCCGCGTTTTGTCCCGATTGCAAACTGCTCTTCCCGAGCCCCCTGCGGCTGCGGGCTGAGTAAGTTTTGTCTTTTTTTACCTGGTTTCAAACCGATCGCAAAGGAGTCCCATGGTTGCGTTTCTCGTCAACAAATCCGCCAATCTCAAGGACGATGTCCTCTCCGGGCTGACCGTGGCCCTGGCCCTGGTACCCGAGGCCGTCGCCTTCGCCTTCGTCGCGGGGGTCGAGCCGCTGGTCGGGCTGTATGCCGCGTTCATGGTTGGCCTGATCACCGCCACCGTCGGCGGCCGACCGGGCATGATCTCAGGGGCCACCGGGGCCCTGGCCGTGGTGATGGTCACCCTGGTGGCACAGCACGGCATCGAGTACCTGTTTGCCGCGGTGGTGCTGATGGGGCTGCTGCAGGTCGGCGCCGGCCTGCTGCGCCTGGGCAAGTTCGTGCGGCTCATTCCCCATCCGGTGATGCTCGGTTTCGTCAACGGGTTGGCGATCGTGATCTTTCTGGCCCAACTCGGCCAGTTCAAGCAGGCCGGCCCCGACGGGGCCCTGCATTGGCTTTCGGGGGGGCAGCTCGGGATCATGCTCGGGCTGGTGGCGCTGACCATGGCCATTATCGTCCTGCTGCCGAAACTGACCCGCGCGGTGCCGGCGGCCCTGGCGGCGATCGTGGCAGTGACGGCGCTGGTGCACGGCCTGGGCATCGATACCCGCTCGGTGGCCGACATGGCTTCGGTGGGCGGGGGGCTGCCCCGCTTTCACTTTCCGGAGGTCCCCCTGACCCTGGAGACGCTGAGGATTATCCTCCCCTATTCGGCGATCCTGGCGGCGATCGGCCTGATCGAATCGCTGATGACCATGACCCTGATCGACGAGATCACCGAGACGCGGGGCCGTGGCAACCGCGAATGCATCGGCCAGGGGGTCGCCAACCTGGTGACCGGGATGTTCGGCGGCATGGGCGGCTGCGCGATGATCGGCCAGAGCATCATCAACGTCAACTCCGGCGGTCGCGGGCGGGCCTCGGGGATCGCCGCGGCCCTGTTCCTGCTGATGTTCATCCTGTTCGGATCGGGCCTGATCGAGATGATTCCCCTGGCGGCCCTGGTTGGGGTGATGTTCATGGTGGTGATCGGCACCTTCGCCTGGTCGAGCCTGCAGATCCTGCACCGCATCCCGCGCAGCGACGCCTTTGTGCTGGTGCTGGTCTCGGCCGTCACCGTGGCCACCGATCTGGCGGTGGCGGTCGGCGTCGGGGTGGTGGTTTCGGCGTTGGGTTTCGCCTGGGACAATGCCCGGCGCATTAGCGCCCGCAGTTCGCTCAGCAGCGAGGGCACCCGGGTCTACGAACTGAGCGGCCCGCTATTCTTCGCCTCGGTACAGAGCTTTCACGGGCAGTTCAGCCCCCAGGATGACCCCGAGGAGGTGATCGTCGATTTTCGTCACAGCCGGGTCTGCGATCATTCGGGACTCGACGCCATCAACAGCCTGACCGAGCGCTATCTGGCCCTGGGCAAGCGCCTGCGCCTGCGCCACCTCTCCGCGGAATGCCGCAGCCTGCTGAAAACCGCAGGCGGCCTGGTGGAAGTCGACGTGATCGAGGACCCCAAATACCACGTGGCCACCGACTCCCTGGCCTGAACCGGGGGCCGGCCTATCCAATGCGCACGCAGTTTTTGAGTTTTTTCCCCTGATACATCAGCTGGTCGGCCCGGCGGATCACCCCCTCCGGGCCATCGCCGGGCAGGGCCATGGTCGCCCCGATGGTAATGGTGACCTGGACCCTTTCCATCTCCAGCAGCAGGTAGGAGCTTTCCACCAGCATTCGCAGTTTTTCCGCGATGGCCGCCAGTTGGTCCGGGTCCAGATGGGAGAGGATCACCACCAGCTCCTCGCCGCCCCAGCGCCCGGCGACGTCGGATTCACGGATATTGTGGGACAGGTTGTTGGCGACCATTTGCAGGACCTGGTCCCCGACCCCGTGCCCATGCCGGTCGTTGACCTTCTTGAAGTCGTCGATGTCGACGAAAAGCACCCCGTAGGGGACGTTGTAGCGATCCGCCTCCCCCTGGCAGGCGCGCAGCTTCATCTCCAGAAACCGCCGATTGGGCAGTCCGGTGAGCACATCGCTCAGCGCCGCCTGCTTGAGGGTCTCCAGGTAGTCGGCCGGCACCTTGGCGGCGGCGGCTTCGCGAAAGACCTCCACCGCACCGATGATCTTCCCGGCAACGTCCTTGATGGGAGTTACGGTGATCTCCACCGGAACGCGGTGCCCCGCCTTGTTGTGCAGAAAGACGTGGTCTTTGCGCACCTGGCCGTCCCCCAGGGTCAGGGCCAGGGGGCAGCCGTTCTTGCAGATCGAGCGGCCATTCTCATCGATGTGCTCGAGAATATTGTCCGAGCAGGAGCAGCGCACCACCTCGTCCCAGCAAAAGCCGCTGATCCGCTTGGCGGCCTGGTTCCAGTAGATGATCCTCTGCCCCAGATCGACGAAGTAGACCCCGTCGTGCATCTGATCGAGCAGGTTCTTGAAAAAATCGACAGAATATTCCATTCCAGCTCCCGGCCTGTAGATGTCCCCCCCACCAGGCGATCCCGGTCCGGCCCATCCGACCAGCCGGCCTTCAATCGTTGGATTAATTTTACCAGGCGGCGAGGCGAAAGGAATCCCCCGCCCTGGAAAATTACTCGGTCGCCTCCTCGTCGAACCAGCAGATTTCCCTGAGGGGAAAAGAAATGAAGAAGGTGCTCCCCTCCCCCGGCCGGCTGGTCACCCCGACGCCTCCCCCGTGGGCCTTGGCGATCTCCTTCACCAGGGGCAGCCCCAGCCCCGAGCCGCCGACCTTGCGCAGGTCGGTGTTGTCGACGCGGAAAAACCGGTCGAAAATCCTCTCCTGCATCTCCGCAGGAATGCCCTGCCCCTGGTCGCGCACCCAGAGGACCAGGGCATGGTCTTCGAGCCGGGCCCCCAGGGTCACCTCGCCGCCCTGGGGCGAGTACTTGATGGCGTTGGAAACCAGGTTCTCCAAGGCCCGCCGGACCTTGTCGGGGTCGGCCGGCAGGGGCGGCAGCTCCGGGGGGCAGTCGATCCCGAAACGGTGAATTTTGCTCTGGGGGGCAAACAGCTCGGCGAGCTCATGCAGCAGAGGCAGCACGGGCACCGGCTCGTAGTGGGCCACCCCGAACCCGGCCCGCAGCCGCTGCAGGCTGAGCAGGTTGTCGATCAGCTCCTTGAGCCGGTTGCCCTCCTTGGCCATGATTTCCAGGTATTCCCGGCGCTGCTCCGCGGGGACCTCGTGCTCCAGGAGAAATTCGGTGAAACCGAGCACGGCGGTGAGCGGGGTGCGCATTTCATGGCTCACCGCCGAGAGCATCTCGTCCTTCATCTGGGAGAGCTTCTGCCGTTCGGTTATGTCGCGGAGGATGACGGCGAACATGGGGCGGTTCTTCCAACGGAAAGTCCCAGCGGCGATCTCCACCGGGAATGGGCCGCCATCTTTTTTCCGGTGCAGGGCCAGGGGGATGTGGCGCAGGCGTCCGGCAAGAATCTCCTCGATCCGCTCGCGGCTGGTTTCGGGCTCGGCGGTCAGGTCATTCACATTGAGCCGGACCATCTCCTCCGGGCTCCAGTGGTAAAGGCGGGCCGCCGCGTCGTTGGCCTCCACCACGTTCCGGGTCCGGGCGTCGAAGATGATGATCGCGTCCGATTCCGAGGAGAACAGCAGTCGGTACTTCTCTTCGGATTCCCGCAGCTCATCCTCCGCCTGTTTGCGGCTGGTAATGTCCCGGGAGACCCCGACCAGGCCGGCCAGCCTGCCGCTGCCGTCCCGAAAGGCGCTCTTGGTGGTCAGGTAGGTGCGCAGGCTCCCGTCGATGGGGACCAGTTCGTCAAACGCCTCGACTTTGTGCCCGGCGAGGACCCTGCGATCGTTGGCCTTGAGCTCGGCGGCGACGTCGGCAGGTAGCAGGTCCTCGTCGGTTCGCCCCAGGATCGACTCCACGGGACGCCCGAGAATCCTGGCCCCGGCGGAGTTGATCATCTGGTAGCGCCCCGCGGGGTCCTTGGCATAGACCGCGTCCTCGGTCCCCTCGAGGATGGCGTGCAGCAGGTTGTAGTTGCGGCTCAATTCCGCTTCGGCCTTGCGCCGCAGGCGGATGTCCCGAACCAGGGCCCACATCCCGCCCCCCATTCCCAAAGCCAGCCCGGCCGAAAGAAACGCCAGCAGCTTCAGTCCCCAGCCCCACCCCGAACGGTACTGAACCAGTTGCAGGTACAGCCCGCCGATGGAGGGATGCAGGGGGGCGGCCAGGGACAGGCGCGGGTCGATATCGCGGCGCGCCTCGCAGTCGCCTACCGGAGTCCCCAGCATGTCGGTGAAGCAGGCCCGGTAACTCAGGGTCAGGTCGGGCGTCAGGGTCCGGCGCAGCAGGCCCGAGAGGGACATCACCCCGCCGAAGGTGCCGAGAAATTCGCCCTCCCGATAAACCGGCAGGTAGACCTCGATGGCGGTTAAGCCCTGCAGGACCACGAAGGGCCGGGTGTAGACCGGGTACTTCAGCTCCCTGGCCAGGCGCGATGCCCGCTTGGGTTCGGGCAGAGAGAGGCTGAGGCCGATGACCTGCTTGTTCGGCTCGTAGGGAGCAGTCCAACGGATGACGAAATCACGATCGGCGAAAGTGACGTTGATCAACTCGGGGTTGCCACCGGCGAACAGGGATACCCGGTTGCGGAAATTCTCCTCGCTGAGGCGCCCTTCGTTCATCTCCACGACCAGCAGGTCGAGAAAGTCGCGGATCGCGTCCAGGCGCAGACGGATGGCCTTCTGGGCCGCGGCCAGGTTGCGATGCAGGCTGTCCTGGCGCTCTTCGAACTCCCGCGACGAGACCAGCCACAGCAGCGAGCCGAGCAGGCCCAGGAAAACCAGGGTCAGAAACGCCGGACCGTACCAGGTTCCGGAAAACAATCCCGCCGCGCCGCCGACGCGGCGCCACTGCTCGTAGGAGGTCGCTGATCTATCGCCCATTTAATCCCGCCGGAAGCCTCGTCGATGCTTAAATGACATCCTTAAAACTTACCGTATTTCCGGCAATTTGCACCTATCGAGCATTATTTTCCCGCGGGAGGGCAAATAAAAAAACAGGCCGACCCCCTCAAGAGGATCGGCCTGCCGGCTGTTGCTGGCCCGGAGCGCTTGGCTCCAGGCGGGGGCATCAGAACTCGTAGGCAAGCTGGGCGGTGACCAGGTGACGACGGTCGGCCATGCGCCCGGCATCGTCCGGGGAGGAAAAGTCGGGATCGAACTCGCCCCTCAGGTATTCCAGGGACAGGCTGGTGTTCTCCCACACGCCCCAGGAAGCGCCGACCCCGTACTGCAGCTCGGGCTGGTCGGCGAATTCGTCGCTCCCTTCCACGCGGGCCGCGAACTCCAGAGCCTCCAGGGCGTACCAGGCGAGTTCCAGGTTCCAGGCCAGCGGCTTGTCACCCGAGCCGTCTCCGTCAACGTCGAGGTCCCCGGCAGCGAAGGAGCGCACCGCCCCCAGGATCTCCCCCGAGAGCTCGAAAGGGCCCGCATTGGCCACCGCGAAGGCGCTCCAGCCGCCGACCCGGCGCCGGTAATCGACCCCGCCGAGCAGCTCGGCATCGGTGTCGGCCAGGTCGGAGAGATAGCTGGCGCCCAGCTCCAGCCCCTCGACGGGGGTAAGCACCAGGGACGCTCCCCAGTCGCGCAGGTGGTCCTCCTCGCCCTGTTTTTCCGCATCGCCGTTGAAGGCGAAGGCCGAAAGCCCGAACACCCCGTTCCCCCAGCCGGCCAGCAGGGCCGTTTCGCGGCTTTCACCCAGCTCGAGGGTCAAGGGGTCGCTGATGAAATGGCTGTTGAACACTCCGAAGGGGACGTACTGGCGCCCCACCCGGGCGTTCCAGGGGCCGTGGTTGAAGCTGATGGCCGCCTCGTCCACCTCGATGTCCTCGTCCCCGTCTTCCTCGAACAGGAAGATCAGGTTGCCGCTGATCGCTTCGGTGAGCTTGGCGTCGAAACCCAGCTGGGCGGTAGCCAGGGTCAGGTCGCTGGCCCCTTCCGAGCCGCCGCCGCGAAACTTCACATCCTCGGCGACAGCCTCCACCTCGATGAGCCCCGAGATGGTCAGGCGCTCGCTGATCTGCGAGGCCAACCCCGCGGTCTTCTTTTCCGCCAGGGTGTGGTAAAGCTCTGCCTGACGGGCTTCCAGCTCGCTCATCCGCTTCTCGACGGTTGAATCCGTGGATGCCGCCGGAGCGGCGACAACGCCCCCCTGCTCCCCGGCAGGTTGGCCGTCATTGCCATGGGCCAACGCCATTGCCGGGATCAGCAGGATGGCCGCCAGAAGCGCTAAAGAAACTCGATTGAACATGCTCTCTCTTTCCTCCTTTGGGTGTGGTTCCGCAGAACTTCGATAGATTTGAACCCGGCGCCGAGGTCGGCCGCCGGCCCTGGCCGGAAATGCCCGGCATTGTTACTTGATTATCATTTTCATTTCAATGGGATTTTTTAGCCCCTCTCGCGAGGGGCTCGGGATCAATGTTTATGGCAACCGCAACCGCTGCAGCTGCTGCACCCCTTCTTCTTCCAGAAGGAGCGGTAGAGCAGATACCCGGCACCGGCCAGGATCGCCGCCATCCAGATGAAATCGGCAAGTGCCATCTCACACCCCCAGGCCGAGCAGCCGGCCGCCCTGGTAGATGATCAGGGCCACCCCCCAGGCGAGGGCGCTCTGATAGGCGAAGGCCACCCCGAACCATTTCCAGGAGCCGAACTCCTGGCGCATGGCGATGGCCACCACCACGCAGGGCATGTAGAGCAGGACGAAGGCCATAAAGGCGAAGGCGGAAAGCGGCGTGAAGGCCCCGGCCACGGACTGCTTCAGCGGCGTGTCCCCTTCATCCTCGGCCGCCAGGCTCGAGACGCCGAAGGTGCCGGCGACATTGGCGGCGGCGTCACCGAAGGCGCCGAAGAAGGAGGTGACCATTTCCTTCAGGTCCTCGCCCAGGGTGGGAGCGAGCTCCAGCTGCGCCTCCTGCTCGATGGCGTCGGGAGCGTAGATCTCGCCCATGGTCCCCACCACGATCTCCTTGGCGATGACCCCGGTGAGCAGGGAGGAGGCCGCCTCCCAGTTGCCGAAGCCGAGGGGCTCGAAGATCGGCGCGATCAGGGCCCCGGTCTGGCCGAGGTAGGAGTCGCGCTTGCTCTCCACCCCCCAGGGGAGGTTGAGCGCGAACCAGACGAAGACGGATACCGCCAGGATGTAGGTACCGGCCTTGATCAGGAAGTGCTTCCCCTTCTCCCAGGTGTGCAGACAGAGGCTGCGCAGGGAAGGCATGCGGTAGGGGGGCAGCTCCATGATGAACATGGGCGATTCGCCCCGGAACAGGGTCCTCTTGAAAAGGATCCCCATGAGAATGGCCAGCACGATCCCCAGCACGTAGAGCGACCAGATGACGCTGCCGGCGGCGGCGCCGAAAAAGACCCCCGCGAACAGCACGTAGACCGGCAGCCGTGCCCCACAGGACATCAGCGGCAGCAGCAGGGCGGTCAGGGCCTTGTCCCGCGGGTTCTCCAGGGTGCGGGTGGCGTAGATCCCCGGCACGTTGCAACCGAAGCTCAGCAGCATGGGAATGAAGGATTTGCCGTGCAGGCCGATGGCGTGCATGGCGCGGTCCATGACGAAGGCCGCCCGGGCCATGTAGCCGCTGCCTTCGAGGAAGGTGATGAAGAACATCATGGCAAAGATGACCGGGACGAACACCAGCACGAAGCCGACCCCGGAGATCACCCCGTCGAGGGCCAGCGAGACCGTCCAGTCCGGCGCCCCGATCGCCCCCAGCCCGGCGGCGGTCCAGCGGGCGAAGGGCCCGGCGATCATGGCGTCGAGCCAGTCGGCGAAGGGCGTGGAGAGATCGAAAGTCAGCTTGAACACCAGCCACATGGCGGTGAGGAAAATGGGGATGCCCAGAAAGCGGTTGAGCACGACGCGGTCGATCTTTTCGGTCAGCTCGGCCTTGCGGATGTCCGGCTTGCGCAGCACCTCCCGGGTCAGCCCGGAGGCCAAACCGTAGCGGGCGTCGGCCATCAGCGCCTCGATGTCCTCGCCGTGGGCTTGGCGCAGGTGGCTCAGCGCCTCCTCGGGAAGGGCGTCCGGCCCCAGGTTGACCTCCTTGCGCACCTCGGCGTCCCCTTCCATGAGCTTCAGCGCCAGCCAGCGGCTCGGATAGCGCTTGATCAGCTCGGGGTGTTTCTCGGAGAGGGCGGCGACGGAAGTTTCCACCGCGGCCTCGATGTCCGGACCGTAGTTGAGCCTGGCCGGAGCGACCTCGCCCTTGGCGGCGGCGGTTTCCAGGACGGTTTTCAGCAGGTCGTCCAGGCCGGTCTTGCGGGTGGCGGCGGTCGGCACGATGGTCAGGCCGAGCATCTGCTCCATTTTCAGGATGTCGAAGCGATACCCCTTGGCCTCGGCCTCGTCGAAGACATTGAGGGCCATGACCACCGGGATGCCCAGCTCCAGCAGCTGCACGGTCAGGTAGAGGTTGCGCTCGAGGTTGGTGGAGTCGACCACGTTGACGATCAGGTCGGGACGCTCGCTCACCAGGTAGTCCCGGGCGATGATCTCCTCCTGGGTGTAGGGCGAAAGCGAATAGGTCCCCGGCAGGTCCACCAAGCGGATTTTGCGCCCGGCGAACTCAAAGGTGGCTTCCTTTTTCTCGACGGTCACCCCGGGCCAGTTGCCCACGTGCAGGCGGGTCCCGGCGATGGCGTTGATCAGGGTCGATTTGCCCGCGTTGGGGTTGCCCGCCACCGCCACCGTGATCACCGGCTGCGCAACCGGCTGCAGGTGCGCCTTCTTGTCCCCCGGAGCGCCCGCCCCGGCCATCTTCTTCGCTTCCTGAGCCATTACTGCACCTCCACGCTGATCCCTTCCGCTTCCTTCTTGCGCAGCGAAAGGTTGTAATTCTTCACCGACACTTCAATGGGATCGCCCAGCGGGGCGACCTTGAGGACCCTCACCCGCTCGCCGACCAGCACCCCCATATCCATAAGCCGCCGCTTCATCGGGCCGATCGAGCCGATCGCGGTGATCTTCCCCTGCTCCCCGGGCTTGAGCTTCGCCAGATTCATCCTTGCCTCCTCACCATGATTTTCATTGCCAGCCCGCGGGCCAGGGCAATCCGCGACTCATCCACCCGCAACAGGATGGGGCCGCTGCCGTTGTTCAACATCTCCACGGATTTGCCGATCCGCAGCCCCATGTCCTCCACCCGCACCTCGCTCTTGCCCTGCTCGCCGGAACCGGCGCAGCGCTGGGCATTCTGAGCGAACCTGATCTCGACGATTTCTCCCTGGTCGCCAGGGCTCAATAATCCGAGGGGCATCATGATCTGCATATCTCCTTGTCTGGAAAAGGACCGGTTGCGGAATCGGAGTTGACTTTGACTTTCAAAATTCTTGGCATTCTATTCAGGAGGCCTCTCCCGGTCAAGAGAAAATTGAAATTCGTTTTCATTTTTACCAAGAACGAGGAGACGCTGGCGTCGCCGGCCCCAGGCGGTAAACTGAAAGGAGATAACCCATGAGAACGGGAAGCTTGCCTATGACGACCCACAAGATGCCCCATCCGGCGGGATCGAAGCTCAAACTGATCCTCCCCGTCGCGGCGGTGGTGGCGCTGCTCGCCGCCGCCCGCTATTTCCAGGTGCAGGAGCTGCTGAAAACCGCCCTCGACTGGATCGCCGGCCTCGGCGCCTGGGGCTACCTGATTTTCCTGCTGATCTACGTGCTGGCCTGCGTCGCCTTCATCCCCGGCGCCATCCTCACCCTTGGCGCGGGGGCGATCTACGGCGTGGTCCAGGGTTCGATCCTGGTCTCGTGTTCCGCCACCCTCGGCGCGACGGCGGCCTTTCTGGTCGGCCGCTACTTCGCCCGCGACCTGGTGGCGCGCAGAATCGAGGGGAACCCCAGGTTCAAGGCCATCGACGACGCGGTGGGCCGCGAGGGGTGGAAGATCGTCGGGCTGACCCGGCTCTCGCCGGTCTTCCCCTTCAATCTGCTCAACTACGCCTACGGGCTGACCAAGGTGTCGCTGCGCGACTACTTCTTCGCCTCCTGGATCGGCATGATCCCCGGCACCATCATGTACGTCTACATCGGCTCGCTGGCCGGCAGCCTGGCCCGCCTGGGCGCCGAGGGCCGGGCCCGCACCCCGGGCGAATGGGCCCTGTACCTGGTCGGGCTGGTCGCCACCGTGGTGGTCACCATCTTCGTCACCCGCATCGCCAAGAAGGCGCTGGAGCAGAAGGTGGAAAAATGAATTTACGTTCCAATGACGTGGGACTGCCGATCCGCCACGAAGGCCACGAAGAACACGAAGGGATAAAAAGCAAGATCCCAACTTCGTGGCCTTCGTGTTCTTCGTGGTGAATAGAGGCCTTTTTGAACCGATTTGACAACAACTTCAACATCTTAATGAACAGGATCAAGCCATGACCGATTACGATTACGACCTGGGAATTCTCGGCGGCGGGGCGGCCGGGCTGACGGTGGCCGCCGGCGCGGCCCAATTCGGCGCCAAGACCCTGCTGATCGAACGGGAAGAAAAGCTTGGCGGCGACTGCCTGCACTACGGCTGCGTCCCCTCCAAGACCCTGATCCGCACCGCCTCGGTCTGGGCCCAGGCCCGCCGCAGCCGCGAGTTCGGCCTGCCCGAGGTGGAACTGCCGCCGGTCGACCTCAAGGCGGTGATGGACCGGGTCCGCGCGGTCATCGCCCGGATCCAGGAGCACGACTCCCCCGAGCGCTTCTGCAACCTGGGGGCCGAGACCCGCTTCGGCCCGGCGCGCTTTCTCGACGACCACACGGTGGAGGTGGACGGCTCACGGGTCTCGGCCAAGAGCTGGGTGATCGCCACCGGCTCGCGCCCCGCGGCCCCACCGGTGGAGGGGATCGAGGCCGTCCCTTACTGGACCAACGAAACCCTCTTCGCGCAGACCCGGCTCCCCGACCGCCTGCTGGTGCTCGGCGGCGGCGCCATCGGCCTGGAGATGGCCCAGGCCTTCCAGCGCCTGGGCTCCAAAGTGATCCTGGTGGAGTTTCTCGACCAGATCCTGCCCCCCGAGGATGCCGACGTCGCCGAGATCCTCAAGGAGCGTCTGCAGAGCGAGGGGATGGAGATCCTCACCGGGACCCGGGCGGTCCAGGCCGAGGGGAACGCCGAGTCGGTGCGCCTGAGCGTCGAGCCGGCCGCGGGGGGCGGCGAACGCCGGGTGCTCGAGGGGGACGTGCTGCTGGTCGCCACCGGCCGCAAGCCCAACGTCGAGGGTTTGGGCCTGGAGGCCGCCGGGGTGGAATTCTCCGCCAAGGGGATCCCCACCGACGCGCGGATGCGCACCAACCTGCACCACATCTACGCCTGCGGCGACGTCACCGGCAAGTTCCAGTTCACCCACATGGCCGGCTACGCCGGGGGGGTGGCCCTGACCAACGCCATCCTGCACCTGCCGCGCAAGGCCGACTTCAGCAAGGTCCCCTGGTGCACCTACACCGACCCCGAAGTGGCCAGCGTCGGCTTCAACGAGAAACGGGCCCGCCAGGAAAAGATCGAATACCGGGTGCTGGAGGAGAAGTTCGCCGACAACGACCGGGCACTGGCCGAGAACGAGGCGGGAGGCAAGATCAAGGTGCTGGTGGACGGCAAGGGGAAGGTCATCGGCTGCCAGATCGTCGGCGCCCACGCCGGGGAGTTGATCCACGAATGGATCGCGGTGATCAGCGGCGGGGTCAAGCTCTCCACCATCGCCGGGGCGATCCACGTCTACCCGACCCTGGCGGAGATCTCCAAGCGCGCGGCGGGGAGCTACTTTTCCGACAAGCTCTTCAGCGACCGCACCAAGAGCGTGCTCAAGTTCCTCTTCCACCTCAAGGGACGCGCCTGCACCCCCACCGAACCGAGCGCGGAGGCCAAACACGGGTGAAACAGGGGGGCCGGCGGCAAATTTTGTTGTCCAGAAAAAATTTGCTGCTGGCCCCGATACTCTGCAACAAACCGAGGGGACATTCTTTTCTATTTCTCTAATTTACATTCCCAGCAGCCCGCGCCGCTCATCCCTCATGCGGAGAAAACTGACTTTTCAAGACCTGACCCCGGACTTGGGGCGGAGGCAAGCGTTTCAGGAGACCGCCAGGCGGCCGGCGATCACCGCCTGGCCGAGGGCCAGGCCGCCGTCGTTGGGGGGGACCAGCGAATGGGTGTGGACGGTGAAGCCGTCCGCCTCGAGCAGGGCGAGGCTGGCCTCGGTGAGAAAGCGGTTCTGGAACACCCCGCCGGACAGGGCGACGTCCTGCAGCCCGGTCTGCTGCCGCAGGCGGCGGCAGACATCGAGGATCAGGGCGGCGAGGCCGCGGTGAAAGCGGGCGCTGACCAGGGAGGTGGAGGCGCCCGCCTGCAGGTCGGCGCAAAGCGCCCGGATCAGCCCGGCCTGGTCGAAGATCAGCATCCCCTCTTCCTCGACAACCCTGACCGGGTAGGCTTCCGCCTCGCCCTTTCCTTCGATGGCCATCTCCAGTTCGAGCGCGGCCTGCCCCTCGTAGCTGACCGTCCGCCGCACCTCGGCCAGCGCCGCCACGGCGTCGAAGAGCCGCCCGCAGCTGGAGGTCAGCGGCGAATTGATCCCCTTTTCGATCATCTGCAGCAGCAGCTTCAGGTCCCGCTCCGGGGT
This window encodes:
- a CDS encoding SulP family inorganic anion transporter codes for the protein MVAFLVNKSANLKDDVLSGLTVALALVPEAVAFAFVAGVEPLVGLYAAFMVGLITATVGGRPGMISGATGALAVVMVTLVAQHGIEYLFAAVVLMGLLQVGAGLLRLGKFVRLIPHPVMLGFVNGLAIVIFLAQLGQFKQAGPDGALHWLSGGQLGIMLGLVALTMAIIVLLPKLTRAVPAALAAIVAVTALVHGLGIDTRSVADMASVGGGLPRFHFPEVPLTLETLRIILPYSAILAAIGLIESLMTMTLIDEITETRGRGNRECIGQGVANLVTGMFGGMGGCAMIGQSIINVNSGGRGRASGIAAALFLLMFILFGSGLIEMIPLAALVGVMFMVVIGTFAWSSLQILHRIPRSDAFVLVLVSAVTVATDLAVAVGVGVVVSALGFAWDNARRISARSSLSSEGTRVYELSGPLFFASVQSFHGQFSPQDDPEEVIVDFRHSRVCDHSGLDAINSLTERYLALGKRLRLRHLSAECRSLLKTAGGLVEVDVIEDPKYHVATDSLA
- a CDS encoding sensor domain-containing diguanylate cyclase yields the protein MEYSVDFFKNLLDQMHDGVYFVDLGQRIIYWNQAAKRISGFCWDEVVRCSCSDNILEHIDENGRSICKNGCPLALTLGDGQVRKDHVFLHNKAGHRVPVEITVTPIKDVAGKIIGAVEVFREAAAAKVPADYLETLKQAALSDVLTGLPNRRFLEMKLRACQGEADRYNVPYGVLFVDIDDFKKVNDRHGHGVGDQVLQMVANNLSHNIRESDVAGRWGGEELVVILSHLDPDQLAAIAEKLRMLVESSYLLLEMERVQVTITIGATMALPGDGPEGVIRRADQLMYQGKKLKNCVRIG
- a CDS encoding PAS domain S-box protein; protein product: MGDRSATSYEQWRRVGGAAGLFSGTWYGPAFLTLVFLGLLGSLLWLVSSREFEERQDSLHRNLAAAQKAIRLRLDAIRDFLDLLVVEMNEGRLSEENFRNRVSLFAGGNPELINVTFADRDFVIRWTAPYEPNKQVIGLSLSLPEPKRASRLARELKYPVYTRPFVVLQGLTAIEVYLPVYREGEFLGTFGGVMSLSGLLRRTLTPDLTLSYRACFTDMLGTPVGDCEARRDIDPRLSLAAPLHPSIGGLYLQLVQYRSGWGWGLKLLAFLSAGLALGMGGGMWALVRDIRLRRKAEAELSRNYNLLHAILEGTEDAVYAKDPAGRYQMINSAGARILGRPVESILGRTDEDLLPADVAAELKANDRRVLAGHKVEAFDELVPIDGSLRTYLTTKSAFRDGSGRLAGLVGVSRDITSRKQAEDELRESEEKYRLLFSSESDAIIIFDARTRNVVEANDAAARLYHWSPEEMVRLNVNDLTAEPETSRERIEEILAGRLRHIPLALHRKKDGGPFPVEIAAGTFRWKNRPMFAVILRDITERQKLSQMKDEMLSAVSHEMRTPLTAVLGFTEFLLEHEVPAEQRREYLEIMAKEGNRLKELIDNLLSLQRLRAGFGVAHYEPVPVLPLLHELAELFAPQSKIHRFGIDCPPELPPLPADPDKVRRALENLVSNAIKYSPQGGEVTLGARLEDHALVLWVRDQGQGIPAEMQERIFDRFFRVDNTDLRKVGGSGLGLPLVKEIAKAHGGGVGVTSRPGEGSTFFISFPLREICWFDEEATE
- a CDS encoding LbtU family siderophore porin, with product MFNRVSLALLAAILLIPAMALAHGNDGQPAGEQGGVVAAPAASTDSTVEKRMSELEARQAELYHTLAEKKTAGLASQISERLTISGLIEVEAVAEDVKFRGGGSEGASDLTLATAQLGFDAKLTEAISGNLIFLFEEDGDEDIEVDEAAISFNHGPWNARVGRQYVPFGVFNSHFISDPLTLELGESRETALLAGWGNGVFGLSAFAFNGDAEKQGEEDHLRDWGASLVLTPVEGLELGASYLSDLADTDAELLGGVDYRRRVGGWSAFAVANAGPFELSGEILGAVRSFAAGDLDVDGDGSGDKPLAWNLELAWYALEALEFAARVEGSDEFADQPELQYGVGASWGVWENTSLSLEYLRGEFDPDFSSPDDAGRMADRRHLVTAQLAYEF
- a CDS encoding FeoB-associated Cys-rich membrane protein, which gives rise to MALADFIWMAAILAGAGYLLYRSFWKKKGCSSCSGCGCHKH
- the feoB gene encoding ferrous iron transport protein B encodes the protein MAQEAKKMAGAGAPGDKKAHLQPVAQPVITVAVAGNPNAGKSTLINAIAGTRLHVGNWPGVTVEKKEATFEFAGRKIRLVDLPGTYSLSPYTQEEIIARDYLVSERPDLIVNVVDSTNLERNLYLTVQLLELGIPVVMALNVFDEAEAKGYRFDILKMEQMLGLTIVPTAATRKTGLDDLLKTVLETAAAKGEVAPARLNYGPDIEAAVETSVAALSEKHPELIKRYPSRWLALKLMEGDAEVRKEVNLGPDALPEEALSHLRQAHGEDIEALMADARYGLASGLTREVLRKPDIRKAELTEKIDRVVLNRFLGIPIFLTAMWLVFKLTFDLSTPFADWLDAMIAGPFARWTAAGLGAIGAPDWTVSLALDGVISGVGFVLVFVPVIFAMMFFITFLEGSGYMARAAFVMDRAMHAIGLHGKSFIPMLLSFGCNVPGIYATRTLENPRDKALTALLLPLMSCGARLPVYVLFAGVFFGAAAGSVIWSLYVLGIVLAILMGILFKRTLFRGESPMFIMELPPYRMPSLRSLCLHTWEKGKHFLIKAGTYILAVSVFVWFALNLPWGVESKRDSYLGQTGALIAPIFEPLGFGNWEAASSLLTGVIAKEIVVGTMGEIYAPDAIEQEAQLELAPTLGEDLKEMVTSFFGAFGDAAANVAGTFGVSSLAAEDEGDTPLKQSVAGAFTPLSAFAFMAFVLLYMPCVVVAIAMRQEFGSWKWFGVAFAYQSALAWGVALIIYQGGRLLGLGV
- a CDS encoding FeoA family protein, whose amino-acid sequence is MNLAKLKPGEQGKITAIGSIGPMKRRLMDMGVLVGERVRVLKVAPLGDPIEVSVKNYNLSLRKKEAEGISVEVQ